TCGGACAAAGCTCTCCTGCTCATTGTTTAAATGTGAAAGACGTAGACCGGTGGTGAGCACCGTcagccctggagggccgcagtggccacACTGTTTCTGTTCCGgctcagttgcttaattagaggCCACTCCATGCCAAAAACAGGTCTTCTTTAATTTCATGCCTTGTTAAGGTTTCATctcgtagattttttcctttacaagcatatcatgaaaatgatctgaagcctaaaatggatgagtgatgttcagcccttcacttttttctcttcagtttcctgccaagtaatttattaaaccaaacagaGCAGAAAAGATGGAGGACAGCCAGTCCCTTTGTCACTCACATCTTATTGCTAGTAAGCAGCCATTAAAAACGATGAATGCAGTTgtgtaagactaaaataagcaattaatggTGGGGAATCGGAataagtgagaccactaaaatgtcacttgagcaatggGTTtgggcttcatcagcaataatggacTCCTCATTAAGAAAGAGAagtggaataaaaacctgcagtcactgaggccctccaggactgacgctGCTTACCCCTGATTTAGACCAACTTCAATTTATTTTCTACAAtctagcacctttcatatctactatacagtgcattttctatctatctatctacagtatatcatatagtgccttttctatctatctatttattatatagtgcctttcatatctatctatctatctatctatctatctatctatcatatagtgccttttctatctatctatttattatatagtgccttccatatctatctatctatctatctatctatctatcgatctatctatctatctatctatctatcatatagtgccttttctatctatctatttattatatagtgcctttcatgtctatctatctatctatcatatagtgccttttctatctatttattatatagtgccttccatatctatctatctatctatctatctatcattatatagtgcctttcatgtctatctatctatctatctatcatatagtgccttttctatctatctatttattatatagcacacACAGAGTTTGTTCATAGGAGACCTCAGTCCGTCAGACTGGTTTGTGCCGAGCAAACAACAATGTAATCTTACACGTTAATGACTTGTTTTATATTCTTTGTACTTTAGAcgcttaaatgtatttttcatagcAGTGATTTGTGTTTTGGTGTACAgtctaaaacatccatccatccacgggggtctgctggagccaatcccagccagcacagggcgcaaggcaggaaacaaaccccgggcagggcgagtTTAAAACATAAGAATCATAATAACCTTTTTCCGTGAATATTGTAAactttatgaaaaatattaaaagaaaaaaaccaaaGTCAGTTCCCAGCGTTGCTGCCGTGAAGTGACGTGCAGTCAATCCTCCGTATCCTGGATCGCAACATCGAAGGGAAGTGTTTGACGTGTAGGTTGGTTTTGAGTGCCCTCTGCTGGACATTCGTGAGGTGACATTCAGTTAAAATCGCATCGCTTCGAGCGCACAAGGAGGAGTTTGTGTGGTCAAACAAAACTCTTCAGACATAAATTAGGAAAAGTCTTTAAACCAGGAGATAGAATCAAAATCCAAGTGCaggaaaaacaatacaaatgcttttattaattcagtcatatacaataaatacatttttttatttagcccCCCCCCATCATTTAATGTCACACTTTATTGTCCAAgtgctttttgatttttctgtatgCACATAAGTGTCCTCAGGTCTCTCTGCCTGTTGTTACCTAAATGGAGTTTCATTTAAAAGAATGGAAGCAGTGGCAGCTGCAGATCTTCAAGACAGCAAAGGGCTCTTGGATATGTCAGCCGCCTTTGTCATGGCGCACATCGGGCACCTGCATGTACAAATCGTGACAGACAGAACCTTCATTGGCGTGAGACTGTCCGCCTCCACCGGCTCCTGGTTCAGGCTTTTGAACCACAGCTGTGATCTTCTACAAGttgtccagttttcctcccacagactTGCTGGTTgctttaactggtgactctaacgGACCCAGTCTGACTGTAGGTGTGTGTGCGTGAGGGTGCCCAGTTATGAATGGGCGCTCCATCCTGAGCTGCCCACAAATCAACCAGATAGGCTCGGACCCAACCATAAATGAATGTGCTTTTTACAGCTACATACACTTTCAATGACAGGTCCACAAAATACATAGAAACATCCCATAATCAATATCAACTGTTTACTTTTTCTCCAGTTTGGTTATAATATATGCATTTGTTTTTACTATTGTTCGTTTATTTAATTTTCCTGTTTCACACTTTATTCCGTCTTTGCGTTAGCAGAcgttttctctttaataaataatcaaaacaacATGGCCGCTATAAGACCACCCTTAAAGATTAATTCCTCCAGACCCCAAGTGCTATACAGTAAGTAGTATGCAATATGtcagtatttataaatatatatacagtatacaccaaACACGtcatatttgtattttcaaaaTTCTTCCAAAGCCTGAGCGTTAGCGTCGATCACCCCGACATTAGTATTTCATGTGTCCGTTGTATCTGTAGTTCACTGGGGGCGGGTAGCCCCTGTTGAGGGAATTCATCTCGATCCCGGGACCCTGCAATGACAAAAATtgatgaagatgtgaaaaaacagctttaaatgtAGTCTTGCTTTGACATTTTGTTGTTCGAGCAAATTCCTGTACATTTCatcgtttttttttattgattttattataatcattccatacagatatatcagtttttacaaaaaataggattgaaaacaaagcaACCCAACCCTCACCCCATCggggtaaaacttaaagctacaaaaaaaaatacataaattgatgagtttaataggcagataaaacaaaaaatgccaaGAGAATTACTTCCATGGGTGCTTAAAGAGCTTATTCTGAAattttattgatcagatcctgccggGTTTTGAAAAAGCTcagcacagatcctctaactgaaaatgtaatttgtttccagtttcaaatagtataagacatcagttacccactgacttaaaagaggagagttaggattctgcATCTGCGTGCCAGCAGTGTAGTGaaggcgatcacagtttgtttgtccttctccactttaagcccctctgtgagcccaccaaacacagctgttagtgggttaggaagGGATTGTGACgcccaggctgtctgaaaggcacttaaaaaaggaagttaatttggtgcaggaccagaacacgtggcccagtgaggctggagctcgattgcagcgtttgcaggttggctctcgccctggaaacattttaagcgagacagatgtgctcgattatatcattttaagttgaataattatatgctttgcgcatatggatctcgagtgaattctctgcattgctactttcctctccttttctgatatattgattaagagatctctttcccagtgtcctcttggatctttgaaagagatggactgtaaaataattttatatattgcagaaatgctgtctgagtcctccaaactgaCCGATATCTTTTTCCAGCATtgaggaaggtgcgagatgaggaaaatcgggcaggttctgtttgacaaagttcctaatttgaagacagtgaaagaaatgtgtagctggaatgttaaatttggaatgtaattgttcataggatgtaaagacgttgtctatacagtataaaggtctctaagtgctttaatcccaaatgttttccagatattaaaaactgtttgCAAAGGTTAAAAAAGGTGGttttcttgcagaggtgccacagataaaagcttctccatcttaaaatgctctctacattggttcatattctgagtgagtgaagcacaattgggttatcagtatattggcGATCACTTGCATTTAtcggggcacaaagcagggaacataaagaagtactgcaggattttatttctattgcggaccaggcctgtgtatgttcatctatttgtgtccaggtttttacagcttgtatgtttgctgcccagtaataaaactgaaagtcaggtagggccatgccaccttctgcctttggtctttgtagggtcactctttggatgcgtggatgttttgaattccaaataaatggggTTATTGTTgcatctaattgcttaaagaatgatttattaatgtatattggaatgttttgaaataaaaaaaggagcttaggaagaatattcatcttaacaacgttaattcttccagctagagtgagatgaagggttgaccatctatgcaagtcttgcttaattttttccatacagtcggcgtaattttgttgataaagagctttatatttacttgtgatttttacccctagatatttaaactgatctacgaTGATAAAATGATTTAATCGTTTTAAATGTCCTCACTGTCCACTGCAGGAAATTGTTCTTTATGTGCGtgtgccatgtctgtctgtctgtctgtccacgtAAATCAACCCGGTTCCCGGTAGACTGAGTCACACTTCTTCTTCAAGGAAATTAGTCGTGAAAGTTCAGTGTTCGTTCTGACATCTTGAATTGAGCGTCGCTGTACgcgtttttgaaatttcaaacttACTGGTAATTAGTGAAGAGCGAACCCCATTTGGTCCCCCTAGAACCAGTCTCTCCCCCAGTCCATCTGTTAGGTGACCACCTTGCCTGGGCTAGGAACTTAGCACCATCCTGGCTGGGTTGCACCTTCACTTatgcagtccatccattatggttTCCTGGCCAGGTTGGGTAGTCCTCCTCATTCCAAACGATATGCCTGTCAATCCATTACAGCATCTACACCATAATAACCAGGAAGTGCACGGGGCGCTGAgctttatatagggtggtccagatctaattaagcaattttcattacgctataacttattaagtttattacatagagaattcaccaaaaattctttttgatgctgatagatggcagcacctgccctgcattccaaaatgtcaGTCGAACAGAAATTCTTTTGTCTTGCCAaaggccctttacctgcaattgctgagcgctttgagtaatgagaaaagcgctatataaatgcaaaaaaattatcattattattactgttttcctgcattgcattaaaagttgcataattagatctggaccaccctatacagtcgTGTCAAAGACGTCACACGTTGCTTATTCCAAGTCACCTCCTGACTACAGAAACGTTCACTCAGACGGTGCCCACTGTAAACAATAATGCCGTTGCATAAAGTCCAAAACGATTTTCAGTATTATTAAGTGAAAACAAAAGTTATCATTTATTTTCTACATAGTTAAAtaccgggtggcacggtggcgcagtggtagcgctgctgcctcgcagtaaggagacctgagttcgcttccagggtcctccctgtgtggagtttgcatgttctccacgtgtctgtgtgggtttcctcctggtgctctggtgtcctcccacagtccaaagacttgcaggtttggtgcattggcaatcctaaattgtcgtgtgtgtgtcctgcccggggtttgtttcctgccttgcgccctgtgctggctgggattggctccagcagacccctgtgttaggatatagcgggttggataatggatggatggatagttaaataCCCCAAATAGGAGTCACActaacactgaaaaatgtaaaaaactcttaaaaaataaaacttcagacATGACCGGATCATACCGCTTCTACCCTTCACACCGACTTTTGTTGACGTCCGCCTTAAAGGTGTTAATGAAGGCCTCCCTGCTTTTGGTCTTTCCTCACGTCTTGGTCTAAGcagactccagtcctggagggccatagtggctgctgcaggttttcattctaacacttttcttaattagtgacctgtttttgctgctaattaatttcttttgaattcattttcattgacttgctcttgaagactcagacccctgagttgtttcttttttccttaattagcagccaaacaataatgcgatacaaaatgagccaaaacaactggtgtccatcatacaatatctgaacataaagaaaggtgaaggtctcaggaatgtcgatctgctcgggtccccagtgctcttagaaagaaaaaatcggaaatgtctgctattgtacaatgagagcaacatcaaaccatggaattaaagaacgggtttaattaacgacgagactcggtgcctaattaagcaactatttggagtgaaattggttggaatttgaggccctgacttagttggtcttctgtcggctcactcacttcacatttcatttctgtttgggtgccatttaaggaaagaaatgaagcaattcagaggaacaaatcttataaaagcaagtcaattaaaatgaaaggaaaaggagttaattagcagcaaaaatgggtcaccaattaagaaaaaggttagaatgaaaaccttgaGACCACTGGGGCCTTCCAGGACCCGTGTTGGGGACCACTGGTCTAAAGGTTATTACTTCTGAACGTTTTGGACTCTCCTTGAGCCTCATCAcaaatttacatataaataacttactcttatatttaattaaagaacTTCTGCAAGTTTCTTACCGAGTTCTTATTGTATTCAAGATAATCCCTTTGTGGAAGGTATGGGTTGTCATTAGATGTCTTATTGTTCTGAGAGCCAGGTGCCATCACAGGCCTTTTGGAAGCCTGGACCCGTGGGAATGCATAAGGGTTTGCTGTTATATTAGAATTTATTGCGTTCTTTCGTTGGCCCATGTTGTTCGTGTTTCTGAAATTTACAAATTCCACCCcgtcttcatcatcatcatcttcattaaACTTCTTAGGATCTGAAGCTTTGTAGACATAAGGATTAGGGCTTGTGACGCTGTTCGTCACCGAATTGACGGAAGGCGTCTCACTGTTTAAGCTCATCATGGGATTCTGAAAACTAAAATTGGCGTTGCCTTGGAATGTCTTCTTGTGTAAActtctctcttcctcttcctcctcatcatcatcatcttttttgtttctgaaaaaaagagaataaaaagcaTGAAATCACTAGGGTTGTTCATCAAGCTTGGTTTCCActtcactaatttttttttttatgtgctgGCAGCGTATGGCCCACAAAGAAACTGAGTAAGGACCACTTGGAGGTTTCATTGTCTGCTTCTGAGATGTCACCAAGGTCACTCTAGCTGTATCTTTTGGATACTCTTAACTCTAGGCATTTAGTTCAAAGGATTAATGGCGACTCTATTATCTGGGAGTGATCAAGGACTTTGTGTCCTCTGGCGTCAGGAACAGGCTTTGGTTCCCATCTCGGTTCGTCTTGTTGGTCCTTTCTTTCATCAACCATTGCCGATCAACCCTATTAGCATTCTTTTCATGTCCTGAGTGTACCGACTTGGAGAATTAGACGATCTAccagtctctgacttaaagtttaaagccgaacaatttatctacatacagtacttctgtcatatcacctatgtccatatatttgatctctttttgctgttccgttatttcaccgagtaataatttccgtttgttagcgctaatgcgatctttactattttgagactttcgaattttagtactttcattatctctaacctgctctgcatgtgtacgcgccaacatttttgaacctctttacaacattctactttgtcttctactctttgtcttttacttccgcccttgcttggagctgagagcgcaggaactgtgtctgaaaatagcattcacacgaatgagaagtgattagACCGTGGGCGTGgctgaaaatgtttgagaggagggcgggacttgtcaaaatctcttagtaaaaagtcttgtctcgcgggacttgaaattatcgccaataaagtctcgtctcaggatttccttttatcatttattttcatgcaaaacGGATTCATTATAATAGACAGAATTCCAAAATGGCCCAGTGTGCACAAGTTTGTGATTTTCTGAGGGGTTATTCTATCCAGATTTGGCTCCTACTCTGTgcttaacatggccttctcataacttcattttaatttaatcctgatactctgtatgttcagttcttcataataactattcatggtggctctaaaatccgtactgacccctactctctcttctgtttcttttcccagttttctgtggtggcaacctgtgCCGCCACCACcgcctaatcaaagcaccgtgatgttcctacattgatggattaaaagtctacatgaccatcaagtccttccatgagaactctaactacaaagaggactgtttcatttatgtgatgtagaatgcccagagggggctggtcaggtggtctcatggagtttttgtttttgttttttgtgtcctccctggccatcggaccttactcttattctatgttaattagtgttgtcttactTTAATTCTAGTGACGAAGTGCTCGACCTGTCTGACCAACGACGAGCTGTGAAGGCAATGAAGAACAATAATCCACAGGACGAGAATTTGAAACAACTATACTCACAGCTCAGGATCATCATAGACAAAAAGATTGAGGAGTGCCGAGAGAATTGGTTTAACAGACAGTGCTGCGAGGCAGAGGAAGCAAGCCGAAAAAATGATATGCGCACTCTCTTTCAAAAGGTCAAAACGCTCAAGAAAGGAGTTAAGCTGAATGAAAGGTGCAACAACATCAGAGACAAGGATGGCAACCTGCTCACCAAGGACATCGACATTCTTAAGCGATGGTATGAATATAGTAGAGGCCTCTACAATGCAAACATTGAAACGGATGGTGACGTTCTTGAACAATTATGGCCTAATTGcaagagagaggaagaagagTCAGACCTTCTTGAAAGTGAAGTAAGAGCAGCCATTATGAAGATCAAGATACGGAAAGCTCCTGGTATCGACGACATTGAAGGAGAGCTAATCAAAAGCGGCGGAAGAGCAATGGTTCAAATCATGCACAAGATCTACAACAAGATATGGGACACAGAAAAATTTCCGACGCTTTGGACTAAGTCTCTTATAGCTACTATTCCAAAAAAAGGGGACACCACTAAATGCGAGAACTACCGCATGATAAGCCTTATCTGTCACGCAAGTAAGATCATCTTGGAGATTATCAGGAGCCGGATGAAGAGCGCGATAGAAGTGCAAATGGTGGAGGAGCAAGCCAGATTCAGGTCAGGACGTGGTACAATTGAGCAGATCTTCTCACTCAGACTGttatgtgaaagtatctctcatTACAGGATAAAGAGCTTCACTTGATTTTCATCGACTTCAAGAAAGCATTT
This portion of the Polypterus senegalus isolate Bchr_013 chromosome 6, ASM1683550v1, whole genome shotgun sequence genome encodes:
- the LOC120530773 gene encoding uncharacterized protein LOC120530773, encoding MNEMSYKETIVTNIRSQTSRIKRAVRNAEVNVAVDFINVFLKNTTVNTATVLNTLIASIPDITNVTEVKPCDAYNCDEETSMCVQEDVFVMCKCKENYYKQDPFQRKCEKIEQNIPESDGQAKDDLFIPMIVVSVVGGVLIVSLAIGLAVVTVRNKKDDDDEEEEEERSLHKKTFQGNANFSFQNPMMSLNSETPSVNSVTNSVTSPNPYVYKASDPKKFNEDDDDEDGVEFVNFRNTNNMGQRKNAINSNITANPYAFPRVQASKRPVMAPGSQNNKTSNDNPYLPQRDYLEYNKNSGPGIEMNSLNRGYPPPVNYRYNGHMKY